In the Brassica napus cultivar Da-Ae chromosome A7, Da-Ae, whole genome shotgun sequence genome, one interval contains:
- the LOC106354687 gene encoding mechanosensitive ion channel protein 6-like, translated as MAVDSTDRREVILKINDHPDNATTTNGASGETSGKIWRDGSYDFWTDGHGNLHKGINPGEGERSSAAASEEGKDNEPFEFRRGGEDPPTKLIGQFLHKQQASGEISLDMDLSMDELQNQSKGLTPVSESPASARANNNNNSRDGEVVVKCSGAAAAPTQRSSTNLLKMRTRSRLSDPPTPKPPLPPPTEMKSGRIPRSGQMKSGFFGKSPRNQGGEEEEDDPFAEEDLPEEYRKDKLSLWIVLEWLSLILIIAALACTLSIRFLRDKVIWELHLWKWETMVLVLICGRLVSSWIVKIVVFFVERNFLLRKRVLYFVYGVRKAVMNCLWLGLVLLAWHFLFDEKVAEAANTKALRKVTKIIVCLLVGFLLWLVKTLLVKVLASSFHMSTYFDRIQESLFTQYVIETLSGPPLIEIQRNEEEEERISVEVKKFQNPGGGGVEAQKSPTVTAVEKSPLLISRVLDEGGGDKKGITIDSLHKLNTKNVSAWKMKRLMNIIRHGSLTTLDEQLQDPNFEDDKGNQIRSEFEAKLAARKIFHNVAKPGSKFIYLKDISRFLPEDEALKTLSLFEGATETNRISKSSLKNWVVNAFRERRALALTLNDTKTAVNRLHKMVNIVVGIIIVIIWLIILGITSTKFLVVMSSQVVVVAFIFGNMCKIVFESIIYLFVIHPFDVGDRCEIDGVQMVVEEMNILTTVFLRFDNQKVVYPNSLLWTKSIGNYYRSPDMGDGIEFSIHITTPAEKIMLIKQRITSYIEGKKDHWYPAPMIVFKDMESLNSVRIAVWPTHRMNHQDMGEKWARRSQLVEEIAKICRELDIEYRLYPLDINVKTLPTPTGLPVSDRLPPHWAAPGSSSK; from the exons ATGGCCGTTGATTCGACTGACCGGCGAGAAGTCATCCTCAAAATCAACGATCATCCCGATAACGCAACCACCACCAATGGAGCCTCCGGAGAGACTTCCGGCAAGATATGGAGAGACGGAAGTTACGATTTCTGGACCGACGGCCACGGCAACCTCCACAAAGGCATTAACCCCGGCGAAGGCGAGAGATCCTCCGCCGCGGCCTCCGAGGAAGGCAAAGACAACGAGCCGTTCGAGTTCCGCCGCGGCGGCGAGGATCCTCCGACGAAGCTCATCGGTCAGTTCCTCCACAAACAGCAAGCCTCCGGCGAGATTTCCCTCGACATGGACCTGAGCATGGACGAGCTTCAGAATCAGTCCAAAGGCTTAACTCCCGTCTCCGAATCTCCGGCGTCGGCGAGagctaacaacaacaacaacagccgCGACGGAGAAGTCGTCGTCAAGTGTAGCGGAGCCGCCGCCGCTCCGACTCAGAGAAGCTCCACGAACTTACTCAAGATGAGAACTAGGTCACGCCTCTCCGATCCGCCGACGCCGAAGCCTCCGCTGCCTCCTCCGACGGAGATGAAATCGGGGAGGATTCCGAGGTCAGGGCAGATGAAATCAGGTTTCTTCGGGAAAAGCCCTAGGAATCAAGGAggggaggaggaagaagacgatCCCTTCGCGGAGGAGGATCTACCTGAAGAGTATCGGAAGGATAAGCTCAGTTTATGGATTGTGTTGGAGTGGCTGAGTTTGATTCTGATCATCGCCGCGTTGGCTTGCACGCTCTCGATACGTTTCTTGCGCGACAAGGTAATATGGGAGCTTCATCTCTGGAAGTGGGAGACGATGGTGTTGGTGTTGATCTGCGGGAGGTTGGTTTCCAGCTGGATTGTGAAGATTGTTGTTTTCTTTGTGGAGAGAAACTTCCTTTTGAGGAAGAGggttttgtattttgtttacgGTGTTAGAAAGGCTGTGATGAATTGCTTATGGTTAGGGCTCGTGTTGCTTGCGTGgcacttcttgtttgatgagAAAGTAGCTGAAGCTGCTAATACTAAGGCGCTTCGTAAAGTGACGAagattattgtttgtttgttggttGGGTTCTTGTTATGGCTTGTGAAGACGTTGCTGGTGAAAGTTCTGGCGTCTTCGTTTCATATGAGTACTTACTTCGATAGGATTCAGGAGTCTTTGTTTACTCAGTACGTGATTGAGACGTTGTCTGGTCCTCCTTTGATTGAGATTCAGAGGaacgaggaggaggaagagaggaTCAGCGTTGAGGTTAAGAAGTTTCAGAACcctggtggtggtggtgttgAGGCTCAGAAGAGTCCTACGGTGACGGCGGTTGAGAAGAGCCCGTTGCTGATATCTCGCGTTCTCGATGAGGGAGGTGGAGATAAGAAAGGGATTACGATTGATAGCTTGCATAAGCTGAATACTAAGAATGTTTCGGCGTGGAAGATGAAGAGGCTGATGAATATAATAAGGCATGGGTCGTTGACTACTTTGGATGAGCAGCTGCAGGATCCGAACTTTGAGGATGATAAAGGAAACCAGATTAGGAGTGAGTTTGAGGCTAAGCTTGCTGCTAGAAAGATCTTTCACAATGTCGCCAAGCCTGGATCGAA GTTCATCTACCTGAAGGACATATCACGGTTTCTGCCAGAAGACGAAGCTTTGAAGACGTTAAGTCTCTTTGAAGGAGCAACTGAGACGAACCGGATCAGCAAATCATCTCTCAAAAACTGGGTG GTGAATGCTTTCAGAGAGAGGAGAGCTCTTGCGTTGACACTAAACGACACAAAAACAGCAGTGAACAGGCTTCACAAGATGGTGAACATCGTAGTTGGGATCATCATAGTCATCATCTGGCTTATCATACTTGGCATCACTTCCACCAAGTTCCTAGTGGTCATGAGCTCGCAAGTCGTGGTTGTAGCGTTCATATTTGGAAACATGTGCAAGATAGTGTTCGAGTCTATCATCTACTTGTTCGTGATTCACCCCTTTGATGTAGGGGATAGATGTGAGATTGACGGAGTCCAG ATGGTTGTTGAAGAGATGAACATACTGACAACTGTGTTCTTGAGGTTTGACAACCAAAAAGTTGTGTACCCGAACAGTCTCCTCTGGACTAAATCCATTGGAAACTATTACCGTAGTCCAGACATGGGAGATGGAATCGAATTCTCCATCCACATTACTACTCCAGCTGAGAAAATCATGCTCATCAAGCAGAGAATCACAAG TTACATTGAGGGGAAGAAGGATCATTGGTATCCAGCGCCAATGATAGTATTCAAAGACATGGAGTCGCTAAACAGCGTGAGGATTGCGGTCTGGCCAACGCATAGAATGAACCATCAAGACATGGGAGAGAAATGGGCTCGAAGATCTCAACTTGTTGAAGAGATAGCCAAGATCTGCAGAGAGCTTGACATTGAGTATCGGTTGTATCCTCTTGACATCAATGTCAAAACTTTGCCCACTCCTACTGGTTTGCCTGTTTCCGACCGTCTTCCACCTCACTGGGCTGCTCCTGGTTCCAGCAGCAAATGA
- the LOC106354685 gene encoding 50S ribosomal protein L13, chloroplastic, whose product MAVLCSSSTVILPSSVKPSGSNRRSPFLGFSLTAISKLSARVGIYANTKRGLQVKCEAEQETATSLVPANQRWMFDEEEANGPDIWNTTWYPKASDHVNTDKPWYVVDATDKILGRLASTIANHIRGKNLASYTPSVDMGAFVIVVNAEKVAVSGKKRNQKLYRRHSGRPGGMTVETFDQLQQRIPERIIEHAVRGMLPKGRLGRALFNHLKVYKGPDHPHEAQKPLDLPIRDKRIQLQK is encoded by the exons ATGGCGGTTCTCTGTTCGTCTTCAACGGTTATACTCCCTTCTTCGGTGAAACCCTCCGGAAGTAACAGAAGGTCTCCGTTTCTAGGCTTCTCTCTAACTGCCATCTCGAAACTGTCGGCACGAGTCGGCATTTACGCGAACACGAAGAGGGGATTGCAGGTGAAGTGCGAAGCTGAGCAGGAGACTGCTACTTCTCTTGTTCCGGCGAATCAACGGTGGATGTTCGACGAAGAGGAAGCTAATGGCCCT GACATTTGGAACACGACATGGTACCCAAAGGCTTCAGACCATGTGAACACGGACAAGCCTTGGTACGTTGTCGATGCAACTGACAAGATTCTCGGTAGATTGGCGTCAACCATTGCTAACCACATCCGTGGGAAGAACCTTGCCTCCTACACTCCCAGTGTCGACATGGGAGCCTTTGTGATTGTG GTGAATGCTGAGAAAGTAGCTGTGTCTGGAAAGAAGAGGAACCAGAAGCTGTACAGGAGGCATTCAGGGCGACCTGGCGGTATGACGGTTGAAACATTTGATCAGTTGCAGCAGAGGATTCCAGAGAGAATCATTGAGCATGCTGTTCGTGGAATGCTTCCAAAGGGACGG CTTGGGAGAGCTCTGTTCAATCACCTGAAGGTGTACAAAGGCCCAGACCATCCTCATGAGGCACAGAAGCCGCTTGATCTGCCCATCAGGGACAAGAGAATACAGCTGCAGAAATAG
- the LOC106354683 gene encoding neurofilament heavy polypeptide isoform X1, producing MTHTETLNILDELESLVSDQLQVVSYKWLSRNFSISSKTAKSLLMEFVEKNGKGVEVVYIVSGWLKNTPSDHCTRLVSSSKLAEVEKEFNGTHSVSIYSVQASIPMEPAAIWNSEFVQAEELFREPSAADNCLRDNRFCGISNSFVKRNIEGATANVTAPGTESVRTTVPSIPKVKNETVTTAPAQKQPAKSSDDKEKPLPVPASKKNGQAQKSVTGTGGSLKNMWGRVPVKAEDESATIEVKKQDNSEAQKPSHDVKSKGGSDDEAPDVSIRNRKRKVIFDFSDEECEDVISLASPSSPKINPGPDSEETKDSGPENPDKRVSGETKTDEPEVREEEDCQKTASADTSGVRKEEKPMASAAGVNPSKGRVTNAPSSPKRKKVLKTRIDERGREVTEVVWEDTETNAKKKEEDSDTSKKLNDGKSANAAVNRAVVQKKSPAMGAANAGGKTGSKKGGNVKDPKQGNIMSFFKKKV from the exons ATGACACACACCGAAACCCTAAACATCCTCGACGAACTCGAGTCTCTCGTCTCCGATCAGCTTCAAGTG GTATCTTACAAATGGCTGAGTCGAAATTTCTCTATTTCATCAAAAACTGCCAAGAG CTTGCTTATGGAATTCGTCGAGAAAAATGGGAAAGGAGTTGAAGTTGTTTATATTGTGTCTGGGTGGCTAAAGAACACACCTTCTGATCATTGCACAAGGCTTGTATCTAGTTCCAAACTTGCAG AGGTGGAGAAAGAGTTCAATGGAACTCATTCAGTTTCTATATACAGTGTTCAAGCTAGTATTCCGATGGAGCCAGCAGCTATATGGAACAGTGAGTTTGTGCAAGCAGAAGAACTCTTCAGGGAGCCTTCTGCCGCTGATAATTGCTTGAGAGACAACAG GTTTTGTGGCATCTCTAATTCTTTTGTTAAGCGTAATATAGAGGGAGCTACTGCAAATGTTACAGCCCCGGGAACTGAAAGCGTGAGAACTACAGTGCCTTCAATCCCTAAGGTTAAAAATGAAACTGTTACTACTGCTCCAGCTCAAAAACAGCCTGCGAAATCCTCCGATGATAAAGAAAAGCCCCTTCCTGTGCCCGCTAGTAAAAAGAACGGTCAAGCCCAAAAGAGCGTTACTGGAACAGGGGGTTCGTTGAAAAATATGTGGGGCCGTGTGCCTGTGAAAGCAGAAGATGAATCTGCAACAATAGAGGTCAAAAAACAGGATAACTCAG AAGCTCAAAAGCCTTCTCACGATGTCAAGAGCAAGGGAGGCAGCGATGATGAGGCCCCAGATGTCAGTATCAGGAACAGAAAAAGGAAGGTGATATTTGATTTTTCTGACGAAGAGTGTGAAGATGTTATCAGCTTAGCATCTCCTAGCAGTCCTAAGATTAATCCGGGTCCAGATAGCGAAGAAACCAAAGATTCAGGTCCGGAAAATCCTGATAAACGTGTATCTGGAGAGACCAAAACAGATGAACCAGAGgtcagagaagaagaagactgtcAAAAAACTGCTTCTGCTGATACTTCCGGTGTcagaaaagaagagaaacctATGGCTTCTGCAGCTGGAGTTAATCCCTCAAAGGGAAGAGTGACTAATGCTCCTAGTTCACCGAAAAGGAAAAAAGTGTTGAAGACGCGGATTGATGAGCGTGGGAGAGAAG TAACTGAGGTAGTCTGGGAGGATACAGAAACAAacgcaaagaagaaagaagaagacagtgATACAAGTAAGAAGTTAAATGATGGCAAAAGCGCAAACGCTGCTGTTAACAG GGCTGTTGTTCAGAAGAAGAGCCCGGCCATGGGAGCTGCAAACGCAGGAGGAAAAACAGGAAGCAAGAAAGGAGGGAACGTGAAAGATCCAAAGCAAGGGAACATTATGTCTTTCTTCAAGAAGAAAGTCTAA
- the LOC106354681 gene encoding probable gamma-glutamyl hydrolase 3, with the protein MWRPLLLLSLLFCNDLTVAKATASTQLILLPSQHGDRTCSAPDPNLNDKPIIGILTHPGVGTFDAPHDHSLSYYEKNVSYIAASYVKFAETGGARVIPLIYNEPQERLFQKLELVNGVIFTGGWAKEGLYFDIVQKIFGKVLEKNDAGEHFPVYAMCLGFEILSMIISQSRDILERFNSVYYASSLQFIENVNIEGTVFQRFSSELLKKISTDCLVLQNHQFGISPENFLANPSLSSFFSILTTSADRDGKTYVSTIRSKRYPVTAFQWHPEKNAFEWGSSEIPHSEDAIQVTQHAANYLVSEARKSLNRPSSEKVLSNLIYNYKLVYSGYKGSGNDEAYIFT; encoded by the exons ATGTGGAGACCGCTCCTACTACTCTCGCTGTTGTTTTGTAACGATCTCACTGTCGCTAAAGCTACCGCGTCGACTCAGCTGATTCTCCTCCCGAGTCAACACGGAGATCGTACGTGCTCAGCTCCGGATCCGAACCTGAACGACAAGCCGATCATCGGGATTCTGACTCATCCTGGCGTCGGCACATTTGACGCTCCTCATGATCACTCTCTGAGCTACTACGAGAAGAACGTATCGTATATCGCAGCTTCGTACGTGAAGTTCGCTGAGACGGGTGGAGCTCGTGTGATCCCGCTCATCTACAACGAGCCTCAAGAAAGGCTGTTTCAG AAGCTAGAACTGGTCAATGGTGTGATATTCACTGGTGGCTGGGCTAAAGAAGGATTGTATTTTGATATAGTCCAAAAGATCTTCGGT AAAGTTCTAGAGAAAAATGATGCCGGAGAGCATTTTCCTGTATACGCCATGTGCCTCGGATTCGAGATTTTGTCAATGATCATAAGTCAG AGTCGAGACATTCTTGAAAGGTTTAACTCAGTGTATTATGCATCAAGTCTCCAATTCATTGAGAATGTTAACATCGAAGGAACCGTTTTCCAAAG ATTttcttcagagctgttgaaaaAAATCAGCACAGACTGTTTGGTTTTGCAAAACCATCAG TTTGGTATCTCACCAGAGAACTTTCTAGCCAACCCTTCTCTGTCTAGTTTCTTCAGTATCCTTACAACCAGCGCTGATAGAGACGGCAAG acttATGTTTCAACTATTCGATCAAAAAGATACCCAGTGACTGCCTTCCAGTGGCATCCAGAG AAAAATGCATTTGAGTGGGGATCATCTGAAATTCCACACTCTGAGGACGCAATCCAggtgactcagcacgctgctaACTATCTAGTCAG TGAAGCTAGAAAGTCACTCAACAGACCATCTTCTGAGAAAGTGCTAAGCAATCTCATCTACAACTACAAGCTAGTGTACTCTGGATACAAAGG GAGCGGTAACGACGAGGCTTACATTTTCACCTAG
- the BNAA07G34270D gene encoding protein VTE6, chloroplastic produces MASISSTPLLNSTSLSPLRFSGLSSPSPFAGSCRFLHRNLGSSLSPTVNRSGGAIMAAASMQGVVTEAMNLIQTTSPTWKSAVANNVLIFVLGSPLLVTGLSASGIAAAFLLGTLTWRAYGSAGFLLVAAYFVLGTAATKVKMSEKEAQGVAEKKKGRRGPRSVIGSSAAGCVCAFLSIYQVGGSAFSQLFRLGFVSSFCTKVSDTVSSEIGKAFGKTTYLATTFKIVPRGTEGAMSVEGTLAGLLASFFLASVGCFLGQITPPEAAVCVLASQIANLGESIIGASFQDKEGFKWLNNDVVNVINISLGSIVAILMQQFILQNWVK; encoded by the exons ATGGCTTCGATTTCGTCAACTCCACTCTTAAATTCTACATCCCTTTCACCTCTCAGATTCTCGGGCCTTTCTTCTCCGTCTCCGTTCGCCGGATCCTGCCGATTTTTACACCGTAATTTGGGATCATCTCTATCGCCGACGGTGAACAGATCCGGCGGTGCTATTATGGCTGCGGCATCGATGCAGGGAGTGGTGACTGAGGCGATGAACCTGATCCAAACGACGTCGCCTACTTGGAAGTCCGCGGTGGCTAACAATGTGTTGATATTCGTTCTCGGGTCGCCGCTTCTCGTCACCGGATTGTCGGCTTCCGGGATCGCCGCGGCGTTCTTGCTCGGGACTTTGACTTGGAGGGCTTATGGGTCTGCTGGGTTCCTCTTAGTCGCTgcttattttgttttg GGAACAGCGGCGACAAAGGTTAAGATGTCTGAGAAGGAAGCACAAGGTGTAGCCGAGAAGAAAAAAGGTAGAAGAGGACCACGCAGTGTGATTGGTTCAAGTGCTGCTGGTTGTGTCTGCGCTTTTCTTTCAATATATCAAGTGGGAGGATCAGCTTTTTCTCAGCTTTTCCGCCTTGGTTTCGTTTCCAGTTTCTGCACTAAAGTCTCCGACACCGTCTCCAGCGAGATAGGGAAAGCTTTTGGAAAAACTAC GTATTTAGCCACAACATTTAAGATAGTACCAAGAGGAACCGAGGGAGCTATGAGTGTTGAAGGAACATTGGCTGGGCTTTTAGCATCATTTTTTCTTGCCTCTGTTGGATGTTTCCTGGGTCAG ATAACTCCTCCAGAAGCAGCTGTGTGTGTACTAGCTTCCCAGATTGCCAACCTTGGAGAAAGCATAATAGGTGCATCTTTTCAAGACAAAGAAGGATTCAAATGG ctaaACAATGATGTAGTCAACGTGATAAACATAAGCTTGGGAAGCATCGTGGCGATATTGATGCAGCAGTTTATACTCCAGAACTGGGTCAAGTAA
- the LOC106354683 gene encoding neurofilament heavy polypeptide isoform X2, whose product MTHTETLNILDELESLVSDQLQVVSYKWLSRNFSISSKTAKSLLMEFVEKNGKGVEVVYIVSGWLKNTPSDHCTRLVSSSKLAEVEKEFNGTHSVSIYSVQASIPMEPAAIWNSEFVQAEELFREPSAADNCLRDNRFCGISNSFVKRNIEGATANVTAPGTESVRTTVPSIPKVKNETVTTAPAQKQPAKSSDDKEKPLPVPASKKNGQAQKSVTGTGGSLKNMWGRVPVKAEDESATIEVKKQDNSAQKPSHDVKSKGGSDDEAPDVSIRNRKRKVIFDFSDEECEDVISLASPSSPKINPGPDSEETKDSGPENPDKRVSGETKTDEPEVREEEDCQKTASADTSGVRKEEKPMASAAGVNPSKGRVTNAPSSPKRKKVLKTRIDERGREVTEVVWEDTETNAKKKEEDSDTSKKLNDGKSANAAVNRAVVQKKSPAMGAANAGGKTGSKKGGNVKDPKQGNIMSFFKKKV is encoded by the exons ATGACACACACCGAAACCCTAAACATCCTCGACGAACTCGAGTCTCTCGTCTCCGATCAGCTTCAAGTG GTATCTTACAAATGGCTGAGTCGAAATTTCTCTATTTCATCAAAAACTGCCAAGAG CTTGCTTATGGAATTCGTCGAGAAAAATGGGAAAGGAGTTGAAGTTGTTTATATTGTGTCTGGGTGGCTAAAGAACACACCTTCTGATCATTGCACAAGGCTTGTATCTAGTTCCAAACTTGCAG AGGTGGAGAAAGAGTTCAATGGAACTCATTCAGTTTCTATATACAGTGTTCAAGCTAGTATTCCGATGGAGCCAGCAGCTATATGGAACAGTGAGTTTGTGCAAGCAGAAGAACTCTTCAGGGAGCCTTCTGCCGCTGATAATTGCTTGAGAGACAACAG GTTTTGTGGCATCTCTAATTCTTTTGTTAAGCGTAATATAGAGGGAGCTACTGCAAATGTTACAGCCCCGGGAACTGAAAGCGTGAGAACTACAGTGCCTTCAATCCCTAAGGTTAAAAATGAAACTGTTACTACTGCTCCAGCTCAAAAACAGCCTGCGAAATCCTCCGATGATAAAGAAAAGCCCCTTCCTGTGCCCGCTAGTAAAAAGAACGGTCAAGCCCAAAAGAGCGTTACTGGAACAGGGGGTTCGTTGAAAAATATGTGGGGCCGTGTGCCTGTGAAAGCAGAAGATGAATCTGCAACAATAGAGGTCAAAAAACAGGATAACTCAG CTCAAAAGCCTTCTCACGATGTCAAGAGCAAGGGAGGCAGCGATGATGAGGCCCCAGATGTCAGTATCAGGAACAGAAAAAGGAAGGTGATATTTGATTTTTCTGACGAAGAGTGTGAAGATGTTATCAGCTTAGCATCTCCTAGCAGTCCTAAGATTAATCCGGGTCCAGATAGCGAAGAAACCAAAGATTCAGGTCCGGAAAATCCTGATAAACGTGTATCTGGAGAGACCAAAACAGATGAACCAGAGgtcagagaagaagaagactgtcAAAAAACTGCTTCTGCTGATACTTCCGGTGTcagaaaagaagagaaacctATGGCTTCTGCAGCTGGAGTTAATCCCTCAAAGGGAAGAGTGACTAATGCTCCTAGTTCACCGAAAAGGAAAAAAGTGTTGAAGACGCGGATTGATGAGCGTGGGAGAGAAG TAACTGAGGTAGTCTGGGAGGATACAGAAACAAacgcaaagaagaaagaagaagacagtgATACAAGTAAGAAGTTAAATGATGGCAAAAGCGCAAACGCTGCTGTTAACAG GGCTGTTGTTCAGAAGAAGAGCCCGGCCATGGGAGCTGCAAACGCAGGAGGAAAAACAGGAAGCAAGAAAGGAGGGAACGTGAAAGATCCAAAGCAAGGGAACATTATGTCTTTCTTCAAGAAGAAAGTCTAA
- the LOC106354689 gene encoding NADH kinase-like has translation MAIRKLLLLLKPIDPYPFLQSGGVSLIKNPQVLKYLESRCKVHRNAINVCQDILNKKPVEWKPISRNDVSNPIRDVDMVITVGGDGTLLHASHFLDDSVPVLGVNSDPTQALEVEELSDQFDASRSTGHLCAATVENFEQVLDDILYGRIVPSKVSRISVKLNTEPLLSHALNDVLIAHPCPAAVSRFSFKIKSKDGYTSQKTVNCRSSGLRVCTAAGSTAAMLSAGGFVMPMLSRDLQFMVREPISPGSRATLMHSSFKPDQSMDVNWYSDHGTIYMDGCQVRYNVQLGDTIEISSDAPVLNVSLSQGFSQVRSRY, from the exons ATGGCGATCAGGAAGCTTCTGCTTCTATTGAAACCGATTGATCCGTACCCATTTCTTCAGTCAGGAGGTGTCTCGCTCATCAAGAACCCTCAG GTTCTTAAGTATCTAGAAAGCAGGTGCAAAGTACACAGGAATGCTATCAACGTTTGTCAGGATATACTTAATAAGAAGCCGGTTGAATGGAAACCCATTTCACGCAATGACGTATCGAATCCCATTCGTGATGTTGATATGGTCATCACCGTTGGTGGAGACGGCACCCTCTTGCACGCCAGTCATTTCTTAGACGATTCTGTTCCTGTTCTTGGAGTCAATTCTGACCCAACACAAGCTCTCGAG GTGGAAGAGCTGAGCGATCAGTTTGACGCTAGTAGAAGCACTGGTCATCTTTGTGCCGCAACAGTTGAGAACTTTGAACAG GTACTGGATGACATTTTGTATGGCAGAATAGTTCCTTCGAAAGTATCGAGAATATCAGTGAAGTTAAACACAGAGCCTCTTCTCTCACACGCACTTAATGACGTTTTGATCGCACACCCATGCCCTGCAGCGGTTTCAAGGTTCTCGTTCAA GATAAAGAGCAAAGATGGCTACACCAGTCAAAAGACAGTGAACTGCCGCTCGAGCGGCCTAAGAGTCTGCACAGCAGCTGGCTCAACTGCAGCAATGCTGTCAGCAGGTGGGTTCGTGATGCCAATGTTGTCTCGTGATCTCCAGTTTATGGTTAGAGAGCCCATCTCTCCCGGTTCAAGGGCCACTCTAATGCATTCATCCTTCAAACCGGATCAGTCCATGGATGTTAACTGGTACTCAGACCACGGCACCATCTACATGGACGGTTGTCAGGTTCGATACAACGTGCAGCTCGGTGATACGATCGAGATATCATCTGATGCGCCGGTCTTAAACGTGTCCTTGTCTCAAGGGTTTAGTCAGGTCAGATCAAGGTACTAG
- the LOC106354688 gene encoding B-box zinc finger protein 22: MKIQCNVCEAAEAAVLCCADEAALCWACDEKVHAANKLAGKHQRVPLSVSSSSIPKCDICQEASGFFFCLQDRALLCRKCDVAIHTVNPHVSAHQRFLLTGIRVGLECTDTGPSTKPSPSNDDKTNEAKQVTLPTSEPQKMDFDHHHQQVVLQETNVSDHISTKLPFASSGSAAGSIPQWQIEEIFRLTDFDQSYEYMEINGSSKADTSRRGDSDSSSMMRSGEDGEDSSNCLGGETSWAVPQIHSPPTASGLNWPKHFNHHSAVFVPDISSSTLYTGSSPNQRIGKRRRRF; the protein is encoded by the exons atgaagATTCAGTGTAACGTGTGCGAGGCGGCGGAAGCGGCGGTGCTATGCTGCGCGGATGAAGCTGCGTTGTGTTGGGCTTGCGATGAGAAAGTTCACGCAGCTAATAAACTCGCCGGAAAACACCAGAGAGTCCCTCTCTCTGTCTCGTCCTCTTCCATACCCAAATGCGACATCTGTCAG GAAGCTTCTGGATTCTTCTTCTGTCTGCAAGACAGAGCTTTGCTATGTAGGAAGTGTGATGTAGCAATCCACACTGTGAATCCTCATGTCTCAGCTCACCAGCGGTTTCTTCTCACTGGAATCAGAGTTGGTCTTGAGTGTACGGACACTGGTCCTTCTACAAAACCTTCACCATCCAATGATGACAAAACCAATGAGGCAAAGCAAGTTACTCTGCCAACATCTGAGCCTCAGAAGATGgactttgatcatcatcatcagcaggTTGTTTTACAGGAAACTAATGTCAGTGATCACATTTCGACGAAGCTTCCTTTTGCGAGCAGTGGATCAGCGGCTGGGAGCATTCCTCAGTGGCAAATAGAAGAGATTTTCAGATTAACTGACTTTGATCAGAGCTATGAGTACATGGAGATTAATGGATCATCTAAG GCGGATACTAGTAGACGAGGAGATTCAGACAGCTCTTCGATGATGCGGTCTggagaagatggagaagatagCAGTAACTGCTTGGGAGGTGAGACATCATGGGCTGTTCCACAGATTCATTCTCCACCAACAGCTTCTGGTCTGAACTGGCCTAAACATTTTAACCACCACTCAGCAGTGTTTGTTCCGGACATATCTTCTTCAACTCTTTACACCGGTTCATCTCCTAACCAAAGGATTGGGAAACGGCGGCGACGATTCTAA